The Doryrhamphus excisus isolate RoL2022-K1 chromosome 1, RoL_Dexc_1.0, whole genome shotgun sequence genome includes a window with the following:
- the LOC131140152 gene encoding RNA-binding protein 38-like: MLLHQFMNGALEAMHPTLLQKDTTFTKIFVGGLPYHTSDASLRKYFESFGDIDEAVVITDRQTGKSRGYGFVTMTERGAAERACKDPNPIIDGRKANVNLAYLGAKPRSIQTGLSIGVQPIHPAFIQRQYGLAQPYIYPQTYVQPSLVLPTQLSSSVSSSPYLDYSAAYAQAAFEQQYPYAASPAGFLGYSYAASPGATAGPAPAATAPTTVHPTLPSAAGPAPAFLHYAQQQQIQPDRMQ, translated from the exons ATGCTTCTGCATCAGTTCATGAACGGAGCCCTGGAAGCCATGCATCCCACACTGCTACAGAAAGACACCACTTTTACCAAGATCTTCGTGGGCGGCCTGCCCTACCACACCAGCGACGCCTCGCTCAGAAAATACTTCGAGTCTTTCGGGGACATTGACGAGGCTGTGGTGATAACGGACAGGCAGACCGGTAAATCCCGGGGATACGGCTTT GTCACCATGACAGAGCGAGGAGCGGCCGAGAGAGCCTGCAAGGATCCTAACCCCATCATTGACGGCAGGAAGGCCAACGTCAACCTCGCCTACCTCGGCGCCAAACCCCGCAGCATACAGACAG GCTTATCCATCGGAGTGCAGCCCATTCACCCAGCCTTCATCCAGAGGCAGTATGG GTTGGCCCAACCCTACATCTACCCCCAGACGTATGTGCAGCCCAGCCTGGTGCTGCCCACCCAGCTCTCCAGCTCCGTGAGCAGCAGCCCTTACCTGGACTACAGTGCGGCCTACGCCCAGGCCGCCTTTGAGCAGCAGTATCCCTACGCCGCCTCCCCGGCCGGCTTCCTGGGTTACAGCTACGCCGCCAGCCCCGGCGCCACCGCCGGGCCGGCCCCCGCCGCCACAGCGCCCACCACCGTCCACCCCACCTTGCCCTCGGCCGCCGGCCCGGCCCCGGCCTTCCTGCACTACgctcagcagcagcagatcCAGCCCGACCGCATGCAGTGA
- the rae1 gene encoding mRNA export factor isoform X2: MSLFGTNSGFGTTGTSVFGSTTADTHNPMKDVEVTSPPDDSISCLAFSPPTMPGNFLIGGSWANDVRCWEVQDNGQTVPKAQQMHTGPVLDACWSDDGSKVFTASCDKTAKMWDLNSNQAMQIAQHDGPIKSIHWIKAPNYSCVMTGSWDKTLKFWDTRSPNPMMSLQMPERCYCADVVYPMAVVATAERGLIVYQLENQPSEFRRLESPLKHQHRCVAIFKDKQNKPTGFALGSIEGRVAIHYINPPNPAKDNFTFKCHRSNGTNTATPQDIYAVNAISFHPVHGTLATVGSDGRFSFWDKDARTKLKTSEQLDQPITACCFNHNGNIFAYASSYDWSKGHEYYNPQKKNYIFLRNAAEELKPRNKK, encoded by the exons ATGAGCCTATTTGGCACAAACTCCGGGTTTGGAACAACGGGCACTAGTGTGTTTGGAAGCACAACGGCTGATACACATaatcccatgaag GATGTTGAAGTGACCTCCCCGCCAGATGATAGCATCAGCTGCCTGGCTTTCAGCCCACCCACCATGCCAGGAAACTTTCTCATCGGAGGATCCTGGGCTAATGAT GTCCGATGCTGGGAAGTACAGGACAATGGCCAAACGGTGCCCAAAGCCCAACAGATGCACACGGGTCCTGTGTTAGATGCCTGCTGGAGTGAT GATGGGAGTAAAGTGTTTACTGCGTCATGTGACAAGACAGCCAAGATGTGGGATCTCAACAGTAATCAAGCAATGCAGATTGCACAG CATGATGGCCCAATCAAATCAATTCACTGGATAAAAGCCCCCAACTACAGCTGTGTCATGACGGGTAGCTGGGACAAAACACTGAAG TTCTGGGACACCCGCTCCCCAAATCCTATGATGTCTCTGCAGATGCCAGAGAGGTGTTATTGTGCAGATGTT GTGTACCCCATGGCAGTCGTGGCCACAGCTGAGCGAGGTCTCATCGTGTACCAGTTGGAGAACCAGCCGTCTGAATTTCGCAGACTTGAATCCCCTCTTAAACATCAG CACCGCTGTGTGGCCATATTCAAGGACAAGCAGAACAAGCCAACTGGATTTGCACTGGGAAGCATTGAGGGTCGTGTCGCCATCCACTATATCAACCCCCCAAACCC aGCCAAAGATAACTTCACCTTCAAGTGCCACAGGTCTAACGGGACAAACACAGCCACTCCACAGGACATCTATGCC GTCAACGCCATCTCCTTCCATCCTGTTCACGGAACTTTGGCAACCGTAGGCTCAGACGGACGCTTCAGCTTTTGGGACAAAGACGCCCGCACCAAGTTGAAGACATCGGAGCAGCTTGATCAGCCCATTACAGCCTGCTGCTTCAACCACAATGGCAACATCTTTGCATATGCTTCCAGCTACGACTGGTCCAAG GGCCATGAGTACTACAACCCCCAGAAGAAGAACTACATCTTCTTGAGGAACGCCGCAGAGGAGCTGAAGCCTCGGAACAAGAAATG A
- the rae1 gene encoding mRNA export factor isoform X1, protein MSLFGTNSGFGTTGTSVFGSTTADTHNPMKDVEVTSPPDDSISCLAFSPPTMPGNFLIGGSWANDVRCWEVQDNGQTVPKAQQMHTGPVLDACWSDDGSKVFTASCDKTAKMWDLNSNQAMQIAQHDGPIKSIHWIKAPNYSCVMTGSWDKTLKFWDTRSPNPMMSLQMPERCYCADVVYPMAVVATAERGLIVYQLENQPSEFRRLESPLKHQHRCVAIFKDKQNKPTGFALGSIEGRVAIHYINPPNPAKDNFTFKCHRSNGTNTATPQDIYAVNAISFHPVHGTLATVGSDGRFSFWDKDARTKLKTSEQLDQPITACCFNHNGNIFAYASSYDWSKGHEYYNPQKKNYIFLRNAAEELKPRNKKW, encoded by the exons ATGAGCCTATTTGGCACAAACTCCGGGTTTGGAACAACGGGCACTAGTGTGTTTGGAAGCACAACGGCTGATACACATaatcccatgaag GATGTTGAAGTGACCTCCCCGCCAGATGATAGCATCAGCTGCCTGGCTTTCAGCCCACCCACCATGCCAGGAAACTTTCTCATCGGAGGATCCTGGGCTAATGAT GTCCGATGCTGGGAAGTACAGGACAATGGCCAAACGGTGCCCAAAGCCCAACAGATGCACACGGGTCCTGTGTTAGATGCCTGCTGGAGTGAT GATGGGAGTAAAGTGTTTACTGCGTCATGTGACAAGACAGCCAAGATGTGGGATCTCAACAGTAATCAAGCAATGCAGATTGCACAG CATGATGGCCCAATCAAATCAATTCACTGGATAAAAGCCCCCAACTACAGCTGTGTCATGACGGGTAGCTGGGACAAAACACTGAAG TTCTGGGACACCCGCTCCCCAAATCCTATGATGTCTCTGCAGATGCCAGAGAGGTGTTATTGTGCAGATGTT GTGTACCCCATGGCAGTCGTGGCCACAGCTGAGCGAGGTCTCATCGTGTACCAGTTGGAGAACCAGCCGTCTGAATTTCGCAGACTTGAATCCCCTCTTAAACATCAG CACCGCTGTGTGGCCATATTCAAGGACAAGCAGAACAAGCCAACTGGATTTGCACTGGGAAGCATTGAGGGTCGTGTCGCCATCCACTATATCAACCCCCCAAACCC aGCCAAAGATAACTTCACCTTCAAGTGCCACAGGTCTAACGGGACAAACACAGCCACTCCACAGGACATCTATGCC GTCAACGCCATCTCCTTCCATCCTGTTCACGGAACTTTGGCAACCGTAGGCTCAGACGGACGCTTCAGCTTTTGGGACAAAGACGCCCGCACCAAGTTGAAGACATCGGAGCAGCTTGATCAGCCCATTACAGCCTGCTGCTTCAACCACAATGGCAACATCTTTGCATATGCTTCCAGCTACGACTGGTCCAAG GGCCATGAGTACTACAACCCCCAGAAGAAGAACTACATCTTCTTGAGGAACGCCGCAGAGGAGCTGAAGCCTCGGAACAAGAAATGGTGA